Proteins encoded together in one Variovorax paradoxus EPS window:
- a CDS encoding coniferyl aldehyde dehydrogenase, translated as MTIQTMRQTFDAMRAASLRAQTPPWSERADRLKRLRALVKDNRKEIAAAISADFFNRPFQETELAEVFPAIEGIDHALSHGRKWMRVQRRSTGLWFKPASSRIMPQPLGVVGILVPWNYPLNLAVGPMTAALAAGNRVMLKQSEFTPRFAELFATLVRASFAAEEIAVVNGDAEAAREFSSLPFDHLLFTGSTAVGHHVMRAASENLTPVTLELGGKSPAIIGPGAGFEKAVERILVGKTLNAGQTCIAPDYVLVPEGQQQRFIDSARRVFAAMYPDLANNNDYTSIVSPRHFSRLQELAALALQEGASAVPLSDMAPDAATRRFPPVLLTGVQDSMRVMKEEIFGPILPVMSYGAIDEAIGYVNAHPRPLALYLFEKNRATIDKVMHNTVAGGVSINDTLLHIAQDDLPFGGIGASGMGAYHGEYGFETFSKMKPIFHQSTFNGLGLFKPPYGKTFELMMKLLVR; from the coding sequence ATGACCATCCAGACCATGCGACAAACTTTCGATGCCATGCGTGCCGCCAGCCTGCGCGCGCAGACGCCGCCATGGAGCGAGCGTGCGGATCGCCTCAAACGATTGCGCGCGCTGGTGAAGGACAACCGCAAGGAGATCGCCGCCGCCATCAGCGCCGACTTCTTCAATCGGCCCTTTCAGGAAACCGAACTGGCCGAGGTGTTCCCCGCCATCGAGGGCATCGACCATGCGTTGAGCCACGGCAGGAAATGGATGCGGGTGCAGCGTCGCTCGACCGGCCTGTGGTTCAAGCCCGCGTCGTCGCGGATCATGCCGCAGCCGCTGGGCGTGGTGGGCATCCTGGTGCCGTGGAACTATCCGTTGAACCTGGCCGTGGGGCCGATGACTGCGGCGCTGGCTGCGGGCAACCGCGTGATGCTCAAGCAATCGGAGTTCACGCCCCGCTTTGCAGAACTGTTCGCAACACTGGTGCGCGCGAGCTTTGCGGCCGAGGAGATCGCGGTCGTGAATGGCGACGCCGAGGCCGCGCGCGAGTTCTCCAGCCTGCCCTTCGACCATTTGCTGTTCACCGGTTCCACGGCCGTGGGCCATCACGTGATGCGCGCCGCGAGCGAGAACCTCACACCGGTCACGCTGGAGCTGGGTGGCAAGTCGCCTGCGATCATCGGGCCCGGTGCCGGTTTTGAAAAAGCAGTGGAGCGCATCCTTGTGGGCAAGACGCTCAACGCGGGCCAGACATGCATCGCGCCCGACTACGTGCTGGTACCCGAAGGCCAGCAGCAGCGCTTCATCGACAGCGCGCGGCGCGTGTTCGCGGCGATGTACCCGGACCTTGCGAACAACAACGACTACACGAGCATCGTGAGCCCGCGCCACTTCTCGCGGCTGCAGGAATTGGCGGCACTGGCGCTGCAGGAAGGTGCATCCGCTGTGCCGCTGTCCGACATGGCTCCCGACGCCGCCACACGGCGCTTTCCCCCGGTGCTGCTGACCGGCGTCCAGGACAGCATGCGCGTGATGAAGGAAGAGATCTTCGGCCCCATCTTGCCGGTGATGAGCTACGGGGCCATCGACGAGGCCATCGGCTATGTCAACGCGCACCCGCGACCGCTGGCGCTGTATCTGTTCGAGAAGAATCGGGCGACCATCGACAAGGTGATGCACAACACCGTGGCTGGCGGCGTGTCGATCAACGACACGCTGCTGCACATTGCGCAGGACGACCTGCCCTTCGGCGGCATCGGTGCGAGCGGCATGGGCGCTTACCACGGGGAATACGGCTTCGAGACCTTCTCGAAGATGAAGCCGATCTTCCATCAGTCGACGTTCAACGGGCTGGGGCTG
- a CDS encoding DSD1 family PLP-dependent enzyme: MIRPRDTGAPHGDYFRALNAELQRAGPACPCLVLDLDRLDRNIEVLRRSIRAPMNFRVVAKSLPSIPLIGYIFERAKTRRLMAFHRPFLNAEAEAFPQADILLGKPMPVRAVAEFYELLRGSFDPSRQLQWLIDTPERLQQYLVLAAARGLRLRLNIEIDTGLHRGGVEDERMLAQMLETVAAHPDHAEFAGFMGYDPQVVKLPAMLGSHEQLHAKTQARYRAFCNIVRRQYPALWHDGLTLNAAGSPTYRLYEGIETPVNDVSVGSALVKPTDFDLGILSEHEPALFIATPVLKVQQGTKVPGIAALGKLQAWWNPNRQRTYFTYGGHWMARYESPAGLRGNELFGYSTNQEFVNGSHRTALLPDDYVFLRPTQSEAVMLQFGAIVTLRGGRVSDRWQVLQQTT, translated from the coding sequence ATGATCCGCCCTCGTGACACCGGTGCGCCGCACGGCGATTACTTTCGCGCGCTGAACGCGGAGCTGCAGCGCGCCGGCCCCGCATGCCCGTGCCTGGTGCTCGACCTCGACCGGCTCGACCGCAACATCGAGGTGCTGCGCCGCTCGATCCGCGCACCCATGAATTTCCGCGTGGTCGCCAAGTCGCTGCCCAGCATCCCGCTGATCGGCTACATCTTCGAGCGCGCGAAGACGCGGCGCCTGATGGCTTTTCATCGGCCGTTTCTCAACGCCGAAGCCGAGGCCTTTCCTCAAGCCGACATCCTGCTCGGCAAGCCGATGCCGGTGCGTGCGGTGGCCGAGTTCTACGAACTGCTGCGCGGCAGCTTCGATCCATCGCGCCAGCTTCAATGGCTGATCGATACGCCCGAGCGCCTGCAGCAGTACTTGGTCCTTGCCGCGGCGCGTGGTCTGCGGCTGCGGCTGAACATCGAGATCGATACCGGGCTGCATCGCGGCGGCGTCGAAGACGAGCGCATGCTCGCGCAAATGCTCGAAACGGTTGCCGCGCATCCGGACCATGCCGAGTTCGCGGGCTTCATGGGCTACGACCCGCAGGTGGTCAAGCTGCCCGCGATGCTCGGATCGCACGAGCAACTGCATGCGAAGACACAGGCGCGCTACCGGGCCTTTTGCAACATTGTGCGCAGGCAGTACCCCGCGCTGTGGCACGACGGCCTGACGCTCAACGCGGCGGGCAGCCCGACCTACCGGCTCTACGAGGGCATCGAGACGCCGGTCAACGATGTCTCGGTGGGCTCCGCGCTGGTCAAGCCGACCGACTTCGACCTCGGCATCCTGTCTGAACACGAGCCGGCGTTGTTCATCGCCACGCCGGTGCTCAAGGTGCAGCAGGGCACGAAGGTGCCCGGCATTGCGGCGCTGGGCAAGCTGCAGGCCTGGTGGAATCCGAACCGCCAGCGCACTTACTTCACTTACGGGGGACACTGGATGGCGCGCTACGAATCGCCTGCCGGGCTGCGCGGCAACGAGCTCTTCGGCTACAGCACCAACCAGGAGTTTGTCAACGGATCGCACCGCACGGCGCTCTTGCCCGACGACTACGTATTCCTGCGCCCGACCCAGAGCGAGGCCGTGATGCTGCAATTCGGCGCGATCGTCACGCTGCGCGGCGGGAGGGTGTCGGATCGCTGGCAGGTACTTCAGCAAACGACATGA
- a CDS encoding MFS transporter, whose product MVNDASPRPASSRWSIVAAYALAASATMVMQLAYAPITTVAAQRYGVSVGAIGWLAQISSLLYVVLALPTGIALDRWFRSSLAVGVLLTAIGGALRLVSDDFTWAFIGQFVSAAAQPLILNGVAKLSGNYLAEKDRPLGIALGTAALYAGQLLAIGLGTVFSTLDQIPLLIRIGTAYGIAAAIVLAICLRRPGDYRDTGPPPVGLASLREVWADGFLRTIAALMFIAVGTVMAYMTWLEALLEPAGVAPEASGVMLLAMIVAGIVGSVFIPAWVARKRKEYTLMLVSVAVAAVGGVVLSFAPGVATGLVVMTVLGMLQLSTLPIVLEMVERRSRRNAGTAAALVWMAANAGAVVICVAVQLLVEHPSTAFLVLAGASLLTVPLILRLRRQSLENA is encoded by the coding sequence ATGGTCAACGACGCTTCGCCCCGGCCCGCGAGCAGCCGCTGGTCCATCGTCGCCGCTTACGCGCTGGCGGCTTCGGCCACCATGGTCATGCAGCTTGCCTATGCGCCAATCACCACCGTGGCGGCGCAGCGCTACGGCGTTTCGGTGGGCGCCATCGGCTGGCTCGCGCAGATTTCGTCGCTGCTCTACGTGGTCCTGGCGCTGCCGACCGGCATTGCACTCGACCGCTGGTTTCGCTCCAGCCTGGCCGTGGGCGTGCTGCTCACCGCCATCGGTGGCGCGCTGCGGCTGGTCAGCGACGACTTCACCTGGGCTTTCATCGGCCAGTTCGTCTCGGCGGCGGCGCAGCCGCTGATTCTCAACGGTGTGGCCAAGCTGTCCGGCAACTACCTGGCGGAGAAAGACCGCCCACTGGGCATCGCGCTGGGCACCGCCGCACTGTATGCGGGCCAACTGCTGGCAATCGGCCTGGGCACCGTGTTCTCCACGCTCGACCAGATTCCGCTGCTGATTCGCATCGGCACCGCCTACGGCATTGCTGCGGCCATCGTGCTTGCGATCTGCCTGCGCCGGCCCGGCGATTACCGTGACACGGGGCCGCCGCCGGTTGGCCTGGCCTCGTTGCGCGAGGTCTGGGCCGATGGCTTCCTGCGCACCATCGCCGCGCTGATGTTCATTGCCGTCGGCACTGTCATGGCCTACATGACCTGGCTCGAGGCGCTGCTGGAGCCGGCCGGCGTGGCGCCCGAGGCTTCGGGCGTGATGCTGCTGGCGATGATCGTCGCGGGCATCGTGGGCTCGGTCTTCATTCCAGCGTGGGTGGCGCGCAAACGCAAGGAATACACGCTGATGCTGGTCTCGGTGGCTGTTGCAGCTGTCGGCGGTGTCGTGTTGTCGTTCGCACCGGGCGTGGCCACCGGCCTGGTCGTGATGACTGTGCTGGGCATGCTTCAGCTTTCCACGCTGCCGATCGTGCTCGAGATGGTCGAGCGCCGCTCGCGCCGCAATGCGGGCACGGCGGCGGCACTGGTGTGGATGGCCGCCAATGCGGGCGCGGTGGTGATTTGCGTCGCGGTGCAACTGCTGGTCGAGCATCCGTCGACGGCCTTCCTGGTGCTGGCGGGCGCGAGCCTGCTGACCGTGCCGCTGATCCTGCGGCTGCGCCGTCAGTCGCTGGAGAACGCATGA
- a CDS encoding D-arabinono-1,4-lactone oxidase — protein sequence MSAEKSSAPSGKVKPWRNWSGAVRFQPRQLLRPRSLPQLQATVRAASAAGESIRVAGSGHSFVPLVQTDGTLLSLCNLTGLESVENGRARLWAGTQLKPLGEELALRGWGMLNLGDINKQALAGAVATGTHGTGLRLGSISTQVQAMTLVTADGEAVECSATQEPELFAASRVALGALGVMARFDIEVAPTYKLKLVKQAMDLDECLAAAPTLAAQHRHFEFYWVPYTRRTLVKLMDPTDEPESSRRSTAALEMVLENGALSAISRYARMRPSAVPAMARLIASTLKHDTSTMVANCHRAFSSVRLVHFQEMEYELPAERGPEALRELAEFIEKKKVPVHFPVEYRYVKGDDIWLSPFYGRDTASISVHQYVGMPHEAYFRGAEAIFLNHGGRPHWGKMHYLGAAELSRRYPRWDDFAALRRRMDPKGVFLNPLLRHMLGA from the coding sequence ATGTCCGCCGAGAAAAGCAGCGCCCCCTCCGGCAAGGTCAAGCCCTGGCGCAACTGGTCGGGCGCAGTGCGCTTTCAGCCGCGTCAACTGCTGCGGCCGCGTTCGCTGCCGCAACTGCAGGCCACGGTGCGCGCGGCCTCGGCTGCCGGCGAATCCATCCGGGTGGCAGGCAGCGGCCATTCGTTCGTGCCGCTGGTGCAGACCGATGGCACGCTGCTGTCGCTATGCAACCTCACGGGCCTGGAGTCGGTCGAGAACGGCCGTGCCCGGCTCTGGGCCGGCACTCAACTCAAGCCACTGGGCGAAGAACTCGCGCTGCGCGGTTGGGGCATGCTGAATCTCGGTGACATCAACAAGCAGGCACTGGCCGGCGCGGTGGCCACGGGCACGCACGGCACCGGGCTGAGGCTGGGCTCGATCTCTACGCAGGTACAGGCGATGACGCTGGTCACGGCCGACGGCGAGGCGGTCGAATGCTCCGCAACGCAGGAGCCCGAGCTGTTTGCCGCGAGCCGCGTGGCGCTCGGCGCGCTCGGCGTGATGGCCAGGTTCGACATCGAGGTCGCGCCGACCTACAAGCTCAAGCTCGTCAAGCAGGCGATGGACCTCGACGAATGCCTCGCGGCGGCGCCCACGCTGGCCGCGCAGCACCGGCACTTCGAGTTCTACTGGGTGCCCTACACGCGCCGCACGCTGGTCAAGCTGATGGACCCGACCGACGAGCCCGAGTCGAGCCGCCGCTCGACGGCCGCGCTCGAGATGGTGCTCGAGAACGGCGCGCTGAGCGCGATCTCTCGCTATGCGCGCATGCGGCCCAGCGCGGTGCCCGCGATGGCACGCCTGATCGCATCGACGCTGAAGCACGACACCAGCACCATGGTGGCCAACTGCCACCGCGCCTTTTCTTCCGTGCGGCTGGTGCATTTCCAGGAAATGGAATACGAACTGCCGGCCGAGCGCGGCCCCGAGGCGCTGCGCGAACTGGCCGAGTTCATCGAGAAGAAGAAAGTGCCCGTGCACTTTCCGGTCGAATACCGCTATGTCAAGGGCGACGACATCTGGCTGTCGCCGTTCTACGGACGCGACACGGCCTCGATTTCGGTGCACCAGTATGTCGGCATGCCGCACGAGGCCTACTTCCGTGGCGCCGAGGCGATCTTCCTCAACCATGGGGGCCGTCCGCACTGGGGAAAGATGCACTACCTGGGCGCGGCCGAACTGTCCAGACGCTACCCGCGCTGGGACGACTTCGCGGCGCTGCGCCGACGCATGGACCCCAAGGGCGTCTTTCTCAATCCGCTGCTTCGGCACATGCTGGGAGCCTGA
- a CDS encoding porin has translation MKRVKLSAALLPLCVIGAPAFAQSTLTLYGTVDAGLRYETHRTIYGDDGSPLVTRGRTAFPDGGGMSESFWGVKGSEDLGGGLSALFTLESHFNIGTGKPIANDGPDGLHVSFVGLQSSSWGQLTLGRQYNVAMEGVSLVYGSNLWADYFNVFKPEHTLLAGSKTSNMIHYGAQVGDVVVLAQYAVGEGNGSAKRGSQFGTSVAYIPEKGPVKLSAGVLRGVDDIDSKAKFDVYTAGAQLKLGEKTSIQAGYIENRRSNNFVSFANGPYSAIDLAGLGIISPIQTVDPSAPGGFKKRQMILAGVTWQATQWLTLAANAWYTKQRGYTEDLDGSATQYQVVAGYLMSKRTMLYAEVDHSVYRGGLVGAQLVGQNAQSPTVNRTQTGFTVGVRHTF, from the coding sequence ATGAAGAGAGTGAAGTTGTCGGCGGCGCTGCTGCCGCTGTGCGTGATCGGTGCGCCGGCATTTGCGCAAAGCACCCTGACGCTGTACGGCACGGTCGACGCGGGTCTGCGCTACGAAACGCACCGCACGATCTACGGCGACGACGGCTCGCCGCTCGTTACCCGCGGGCGTACGGCCTTCCCCGACGGCGGCGGCATGAGCGAGAGCTTCTGGGGCGTCAAGGGCAGCGAAGACCTGGGCGGCGGCCTGTCGGCGCTGTTCACGCTCGAGAGCCACTTCAACATCGGTACCGGCAAGCCCATCGCCAACGACGGCCCCGACGGCCTGCACGTTTCCTTCGTCGGCCTGCAGTCCTCTTCGTGGGGGCAGCTCACGCTGGGCCGCCAGTACAACGTTGCGATGGAAGGTGTGTCGCTGGTCTACGGCTCCAACCTCTGGGCCGATTACTTCAACGTCTTCAAGCCCGAGCACACGCTGCTCGCAGGCAGCAAGACCAGCAACATGATCCATTACGGCGCCCAGGTCGGCGACGTCGTGGTGCTCGCTCAGTACGCCGTCGGCGAAGGCAACGGTTCGGCCAAGCGGGGCAGCCAGTTCGGCACCTCGGTGGCCTACATACCGGAGAAGGGGCCGGTCAAGCTCAGCGCCGGCGTGCTGCGCGGCGTAGACGACATCGACTCCAAGGCCAAGTTCGATGTCTACACGGCCGGCGCGCAATTGAAGCTCGGCGAGAAGACCTCGATCCAGGCGGGCTACATCGAGAACCGCCGCAGCAACAACTTCGTCTCGTTCGCCAACGGGCCCTACAGCGCAATCGACCTGGCGGGGCTGGGCATCATCTCGCCGATCCAGACCGTGGACCCGAGCGCCCCCGGCGGCTTCAAGAAGCGCCAGATGATCCTTGCCGGCGTCACCTGGCAGGCCACGCAGTGGCTCACGCTGGCCGCCAACGCCTGGTACACCAAGCAGCGCGGCTACACCGAAGACCTCGACGGTTCCGCCACGCAATACCAGGTGGTTGCGGGCTACCTGATGTCCAAGCGGACGATGCTCTATGCCGAAGTCGATCACTCGGTCTACCGAGGTGGCCTGGTCGGCGCGCAACTGGTCGGCCAGAACGCTCAGAGCCCGACCGTCAACCGCACGCAGACTGGATTCACGGTCGGCGTGCGTCACACCTTCTGA
- a CDS encoding phosphocholine-specific phospholipase C: MNSRRSFLAGTAKASAAALTLSAFPPSIRRALAIPANNKTGTINDVEHIVILMQENRSFDHYFGTLAGVRGFGDRFTIPLPKGLSVWHQSDAKGKVVLPYHFDSRKGNAQRDGGTPHEWEDSQRAWDNGRIHEWPRYKTPKAMGFHKEAEIPFQFSLANAFTLCDGYHCAMHAGTDPNRSFHLTGTNGPTAQGTAFVLNEWDMLDGSPAGVETGYTWTTHAERLEAAGVSWICYQNMPDEWGDNLFGAFRQFRRANRASGFPVSGGYLPNQPVFDSGQATPYHAYDPATDNPGNPLYKGIANTLPGNKPEEYLDAFRRDVKAGRLPHVSWINAPCFYSEHPEVSSPVQGAWFVQEVLDALTSVPEVWSKTVLLINFDENDGYFDHVPSPSAPSPLGDGTYAGKTTLSDTAMSAEYFNHPAAPDSVKQPKPDGRVYGPGPRVPLYVVSPWSRGGWVNSQVFDHTSVLRFIEARFGLEETNISPYRRAVCGDLTSAFNFGTPNGEALPVLAGKTSRPDADALRASQEFEADGVTPRPPIEPPSDAQMPHQEIGVKPSRALPYELHVSARADPVAGKLKLLFANSGKAAAVFHVYDKLNLDRLPRRYMVEAGKMLDDNWSAIADNGSDYDLWVLGPNGFHRHFKGSLQHIRADDAAIPEVRVCYDIVNGNVHLEMRNDGKNACRFTVEAKAYRDDGPWTASVDGKASAQQHWELAASGHWYDFSVTCDADPAYYRRFAGRVETGKHGVSDPAMGLRDLR; this comes from the coding sequence ATGAACTCACGTCGAAGCTTTCTTGCGGGCACCGCCAAGGCCAGCGCCGCCGCGCTCACGCTTTCCGCTTTTCCACCGAGCATCCGTCGGGCGCTTGCCATTCCTGCCAACAACAAGACCGGCACCATCAACGATGTCGAGCACATCGTCATATTGATGCAGGAGAACCGGTCGTTCGACCATTACTTCGGCACGCTGGCGGGTGTTCGCGGCTTTGGTGACCGATTCACCATTCCGTTGCCCAAGGGTCTGAGCGTCTGGCACCAAAGCGATGCCAAAGGGAAGGTGGTTTTGCCCTATCACTTCGACAGCCGCAAAGGCAACGCACAGCGCGATGGCGGAACGCCGCACGAATGGGAGGACAGTCAACGAGCCTGGGACAACGGCCGCATTCACGAATGGCCCCGTTACAAAACCCCCAAGGCGATGGGTTTCCACAAGGAGGCAGAGATTCCGTTTCAGTTCTCGCTGGCCAATGCCTTCACGTTGTGCGACGGTTATCACTGCGCAATGCACGCGGGTACCGACCCCAATCGCAGCTTTCACCTGACCGGCACCAATGGCCCGACTGCACAGGGAACGGCTTTTGTCTTGAACGAGTGGGACATGCTGGACGGGAGTCCTGCGGGTGTGGAGACCGGCTACACGTGGACAACGCATGCCGAGCGACTGGAGGCGGCTGGTGTCAGTTGGATCTGCTATCAGAACATGCCCGACGAATGGGGCGACAACCTGTTCGGCGCGTTCCGCCAGTTTCGGCGCGCCAATCGGGCATCCGGATTTCCTGTATCGGGCGGCTACCTGCCGAATCAACCTGTTTTCGACAGCGGCCAGGCGACGCCGTACCACGCATACGACCCAGCGACCGACAACCCGGGCAACCCGCTCTACAAGGGCATTGCCAATACCCTGCCAGGCAACAAGCCTGAGGAATACCTCGACGCGTTCCGGCGTGATGTGAAGGCCGGGCGCTTGCCGCACGTGAGTTGGATCAACGCGCCTTGCTTCTACTCCGAGCATCCCGAAGTCTCCAGTCCGGTCCAGGGTGCGTGGTTCGTGCAAGAGGTCCTGGACGCGCTGACGTCCGTTCCCGAGGTCTGGAGCAAGACGGTGTTGCTGATCAACTTCGACGAGAACGACGGGTACTTCGACCACGTGCCGTCGCCGTCGGCGCCATCGCCATTGGGGGACGGCACCTATGCCGGCAAGACCACGCTTTCGGACACGGCCATGAGCGCCGAATACTTCAACCATCCGGCCGCTCCAGATTCCGTCAAACAGCCCAAGCCCGATGGACGGGTCTACGGCCCCGGGCCGCGTGTTCCGCTCTACGTCGTCTCACCCTGGAGTCGTGGCGGCTGGGTCAACTCGCAGGTGTTCGACCACACCTCGGTGCTGCGCTTCATCGAAGCCCGTTTCGGTCTGGAAGAAACCAACATCTCTCCCTATCGCCGGGCGGTGTGTGGCGATCTGACAAGCGCCTTCAACTTCGGCACGCCGAATGGCGAAGCCTTGCCAGTGCTGGCCGGGAAGACGAGCAGGCCAGATGCGGATGCGCTGAGAGCTTCACAGGAGTTCGAGGCGGATGGCGTCACCCCGAGGCCACCGATCGAACCGCCGTCAGACGCTCAAATGCCGCATCAAGAAATCGGCGTCAAACCTTCGCGAGCTCTGCCTTACGAACTGCATGTCAGCGCCAGGGCAGACCCGGTTGCCGGCAAGCTGAAGCTGCTGTTCGCCAACTCGGGCAAGGCCGCCGCCGTGTTCCACGTGTACGACAAGCTCAACCTCGATCGGCTCCCGCGGCGATACATGGTGGAAGCGGGAAAGATGCTCGATGACAACTGGTCGGCAATTGCCGACAACGGCAGCGACTACGACCTCTGGGTACTCGGGCCGAACGGCTTTCACCGCCACTTCAAGGGAAGTCTTCAGCACATACGAGCAGACGATGCGGCCATTCCCGAAGTGCGTGTCTGCTACGACATCGTCAACGGCAATGTTCACCTTGAGATGCGCAACGATGGCAAGAACGCCTGCAGATTCACCGTCGAGGCCAAAGCCTATCGCGACGACGGCCCCTGGACGGCGAGCGTCGATGGGAAGGCGAGCGCACAACAGCATTGGGAGCTTGCAGCCAGCGGCCATTGGTACGACTTTTCCGTCACCTGCGACGCCGACCCGGCGTACTACCGTCGATTTGCGGGACGCGTGGAAACCGGCAAGCACGGTGTGAGCGATCCGGCGATGGGGCTGCGCGACCTTCGCTAG
- a CDS encoding aspartate kinase has translation MALIVHKYGGTSMGSTERIRNVAKRVAKWARAGHQMIVVPSAMSGETNRLLGLAKELAPSKPGEAHNRELDMLASTGEQASSALLAIALQAEGVESVSYAGWQVPVRTDSSHTKARIESIDDLRVMADLNAGKVVVITGFQGVDDAGNITTLGRGGSDTSAVAIAAAMKAHECLIYTDVDGVYTTDPRVEPDARRLTTVSFEEMLEMASLGSKVLQIRSVEFAGKYKVPLRVLSSFTAWDIDINEEAKSGTLITFEEDENMEQAVVSGIAFNRDEAKISVLGVPDKPGIAYHILGAVADANIEVDVIIQNLSKDGKTDFSFTVHRNEYAKTIDLLQSKVMPSLGATEIVGDTKICKVSIVGIGMRSHVGVASKMFRVLSEEGINIQMISTSEIKTSVVIDEKYMELAVRALHKAFDLDQPAS, from the coding sequence ATGGCATTGATCGTTCACAAATACGGCGGTACGTCGATGGGCTCGACCGAGCGCATCAGGAATGTCGCCAAGCGCGTTGCCAAGTGGGCGCGCGCCGGCCACCAGATGATCGTGGTTCCGAGTGCCATGAGCGGCGAGACCAATCGCCTGCTCGGCCTCGCCAAGGAACTGGCGCCGAGCAAACCGGGCGAAGCCCACAACCGCGAACTCGACATGCTGGCATCGACCGGCGAGCAGGCTTCGTCCGCGCTCTTGGCCATTGCGCTGCAGGCCGAGGGCGTGGAGTCGGTGAGCTACGCGGGCTGGCAGGTGCCGGTGCGCACCGACAGCTCGCACACCAAGGCCCGCATCGAGAGCATCGACGACCTGCGCGTGATGGCCGACCTGAACGCGGGCAAGGTGGTGGTCATCACCGGCTTCCAGGGCGTGGACGACGCGGGCAACATCACCACGCTGGGCCGCGGCGGCAGCGACACCTCGGCCGTGGCCATTGCGGCGGCCATGAAGGCGCACGAATGCCTCATCTACACCGACGTGGACGGCGTCTACACGACCGACCCGCGCGTCGAGCCCGATGCGCGGCGCCTGACCACCGTGAGCTTCGAAGAGATGCTCGAGATGGCGAGCCTCGGCTCCAAGGTGCTGCAGATCCGCTCGGTGGAATTCGCCGGCAAGTACAAGGTGCCGCTGCGTGTGCTCTCGAGCTTCACCGCATGGGACATCGACATCAATGAAGAGGCCAAGTCCGGCACGCTGATCACTTTCGAGGAAGACGAAAACATGGAACAAGCCGTCGTATCCGGCATCGCATTCAACCGCGACGAAGCCAAGATCTCGGTGCTCGGCGTGCCCGACAAGCCGGGCATCGCGTATCACATCCTCGGTGCCGTGGCGGACGCCAACATCGAGGTCGACGTGATCATCCAGAACCTGAGCAAGGACGGCAAGACCGACTTCAGCTTCACGGTTCACCGCAACGAATACGCCAAGACCATCGACCTGCTGCAATCGAAGGTCATGCCTTCGCTGGGTGCTACGGAAATCGTGGGCGACACCAAGATCTGCAAGGTCAGCATCGTTGGCATCGGCATGCGCAGTCATGTGGGCGTGGCGAGCAAGATGTTCCGCGTGTTGAGCGAAGAGGGCATCAACATCCAGATGATTTCGACCAGCGAGATCAAGACCTCGGTCGTGATCGACGAAAAATATATGGAATTGGCCGTTCGAGCGCTGCATAAAGCCTTCGATCTGGACCAACCGGCCTCCTGA
- the tilS gene encoding tRNA lysidine(34) synthetase TilS produces MSEAFERAIAAFEPARWPLAVGFSGGADSNALLAACASRWPGQVVAFHVHHGLQAAADDFERHCGEVCARLGVPLVVHRVDARHAPGDSPEDTARRARYEAFGVMARMDSTRPFIQSIALGHHADDQVETLLLALSRGAGLPGLAAMPAHAERNGLNIYRPLLTVPAADIRAWLAARDLPWIEDPSNGDARYTRNRIRAVLLPALEQAFPQFRATFARSIGHAAQAQQLLLELAAQDLKSVGDPPLIKALQAFSRARQANVLRHWLMQSHGCAPSAAQLDQLLDQVRACTTRGHRIHLKVAGGFAERKGDRLHWYNAPPSPKT; encoded by the coding sequence ATGAGCGAAGCCTTCGAACGCGCCATCGCCGCGTTCGAGCCGGCGCGGTGGCCGCTGGCGGTGGGCTTCAGCGGCGGTGCGGATTCCAACGCCTTGCTGGCCGCCTGCGCTTCGCGCTGGCCGGGGCAGGTGGTGGCTTTTCATGTGCATCACGGGCTGCAGGCCGCGGCCGATGATTTCGAGCGGCATTGCGGCGAAGTCTGTGCGCGGCTTGGTGTGCCGCTCGTGGTTCATCGGGTCGATGCGCGGCACGCACCAGGCGACAGTCCCGAAGACACCGCGCGGCGCGCACGCTACGAGGCGTTTGGTGTCATGGCGCGCATGGATTCGACGCGGCCCTTCATCCAGTCGATTGCCCTCGGGCATCACGCGGACGACCAGGTCGAAACGCTCTTGCTGGCGTTATCGCGTGGTGCCGGCCTTCCGGGTTTGGCGGCCATGCCCGCGCACGCTGAACGCAATGGCCTGAACATCTATCGGCCTCTGCTGACAGTGCCTGCGGCCGACATCCGCGCCTGGCTCGCAGCACGCGATCTGCCATGGATCGAAGACCCGAGCAACGGCGATGCCCGCTACACCCGCAACCGGATTCGCGCGGTGCTGCTGCCAGCACTGGAGCAGGCTTTTCCACAGTTCCGCGCGACGTTCGCGCGCAGCATCGGCCATGCGGCGCAGGCGCAGCAACTGTTGCTCGAACTCGCTGCGCAAGACCTGAAGTCCGTTGGTGACCCGCCACTCATCAAGGCGCTGCAGGCGTTTTCGCGGGCTCGTCAAGCCAATGTGCTGCGCCACTGGCTGATGCAATCGCACGGCTGCGCGCCCAGCGCCGCGCAGCTCGACCAGTTGCTCGACCAGGTCCGCGCCTGCACCACGCGCGGCCACCGCATCCACCTCAAAGTGGCCGGCGGTTTCGCCGAGCGGAAGGGCGATCGGCTGCATTGGTACAATGCCCCGCCCTCGCCGAAGACTTAG